The following nucleotide sequence is from Corylus avellana chromosome ca7, CavTom2PMs-1.0.
aacaaaaaagctctTATTTCTTTCACCCAGTTTTTAGAAAGTAATATTTATCTAGGATTAGAAGAACACtttaacctcttttttttttgtttaacagtcatatttttaaaatttcatttttcctaacaattatatatttttttcaaaatttggggGGGGGTGGGTGAATAGTGTGGTAATTTTGTGGTTTGGGGAGAGcgtggaaaagaaagaaaagagagaggggagaaaaacaagaatgacacaaaaaaaaaaaaaagggaacaaaagaaaaagcttgaatattttttatgttttttttttcttaaaaaaaaaattggggactAACCAGCCAATGCTTCTTAACTAGTGGGGAacatgattataaaaaaaaacaagaaaaaaaaaaaaaaaaaaaaactagtggaGAACATTGTTCATGTTCCTCAGATATTTTTTCATAATAGGAAGAcgaatagttaaaaaaaaaatatacattttactatttttctcttcaaagtAAGAATTTTTCAACAGTAAAAAGGCGGAGGAGAATGCAATTAGCTTcggcagttaaaaaaaaaaaaaaaaactctccaaaTGGTCCGGGTACAAGTTCCCTGCTGGGTAGATGCAGAAGCTATTAAACAAGTGGAGGAGGATGGAAGACTTTTCTTCCTTGGAAATGGCTTTGATTTGACTCACACCTTTCAATCGTCTAAGTCAACACGAGAGTTTCTTCTACGTCTGCTCAAGGCAAATTATGACGTCCACTACTTCCTCCATTTTTTCCTGATAAGGTTCACTTTCAGTCTCCcacaagaaaagagaaaaggcaGCAACTCCTACCAATTTTCCATGGAAAAACTTCATCTCCTCATGGCtctcttccctttctttcttctccatttcctttctcttttgcttcCCTCATCAGCTAATTACACTATCAATTGCGGGTCAAAGTCCAACATTACTGTCGATGGTCGGAACTTCGTTGGTGACTTGAATTCTGGCTCCTTCTCTGTCGGAACAAGCTCTGATGTCAGTGACACCAACTCAGCAACAGATATGTCTCTCTATCAAACTGCAAGAATTTTTGAAAACCCATCTTCATATGATTTTGATATCATCGATCAAGGCATTTATTATGTTCGCCTCCATTTCTTTCCGTTCATGTCCGGCAAGACTAATCTGGCAAAGGCCCTATTCGATGTTTCAACTTCTAATTTTTCGCTCTTGTCAAACTTTGGCGTTCAAGAAAATAGTAATTCACCTGTGATTGAGGAGTTCTTACTCACTATCAACGGAAGTAAGTTCAGCATCCACTTTACTCCTCACAGAAAATCTTTTGCTTTCGTGAGCGCCATAGAAGTCTTTCTAATCCCAGATGAAGGCTTCTTCCTGGATGATATTGTTCTAGCTACTCCTGCTGGGAGCAATCGAACTTATGTTGGCGCACGATCTCAGGTTTTACAAAAAATTCACAGGGTCAATGTTGGAGGTCCACAGAACAATGACTCACTGTGGAGGACTTGGATACCGGATGACGATTATCTACTTTCCCCAGGATCTGCAAAAATCTGTCCCCCTTATAACGGTACGCTTAAATATGATACTCTTGGTGCTACTAATTATAGCGCTTCAGATCTTGTTTACAAGACTTGCAAAGAACTAAATTCAAATTCGTCCGACATAACTTGGCGTTTTGTTGTAAAGAAGAACACCAGACACCTGGTGAGGCTGCACTTCTGCGATATTGTTAGCACAAGTGCTGATGTTGTGATCAGGTTCAATCTCTTTATTTATAGCAACTTCAATCAAACGATCTATCCTGACGATCGTGATGGAATTGCGCAGTTGGCAGCTCCATTTTACTATGATTTCGTGGTTGATTCTGATGATTCGGGAGTTATGAATGTTAGTGTAGGGCCTAGGCAGGATTCGGCAAATAAAACTGCCTATCTGAATGGGCTGGAGATTATGGAGTTTATGGGTGTTCCAATTCAGGACAAGCCAAAGAAACATGGtggtgttgttgttgttatagTTGCTACCGCCTGTAGCGCGGTCTTTGTCTTCGTTTTGGTAGTGCTGTTGTTGTTGGGTTTACGATACAAGAAAGCAAAGCATGTTGATGGAGTAGGTTCATTGCCGGTGCTTCATGgaaaaggaagttattacagtAAAGGGAAAGCGAATGCCTCCCCTGTTCGTAGTGTTAACCTAAAATTGAAGATGCCTCTTCTTCAAATACTTGATGCAACCCATAACTTTGACACCAAACTCTTAATAGGTGAGGGTGGGTTTGGCAAAGTTTACAAGGGAACTCTTCCGGATGGTACCAAAGTGGCTGTGAAACGAAGTGATCCTAAAAATGGGCAGGGCCTTCCTGAATTCGAAACAGAAATCTTGGTCTTATCCAAAATTCGCCATCGCCATCTTGTTTCCTTGATAGGGTATTGCGAAGAAGGGTCTGAGATGATACTGGTGTATGAATTTATAGAAAAGGGCACTCTGAGAGACCATCTCTATGTTTTGGAGAACCCTGAGAGATCATCTAAAAGGTCTAAATTGTCTTGGAAGCAACGGCTTGAGATTTGTGTTGGTTCAGCAAAGGGCCTTCATTACCTTCACACCTCTTCAGCTGGGGGAATCATTCACCGGGATGTTAAGTCGACAAATATCTTGCTGAATGAACAATACGTGGCTAAAGTTGCTGACTTTGGCCTTTCAAGATCAGGCCATCAAGATCCAAACCATTTCAGTACTGTTGGCATAAAGGGTAGCTTTGGTTATGTGGATCCTGAATA
It contains:
- the LOC132186861 gene encoding probable receptor-like protein kinase At2g23200, whose protein sequence is MEKLHLLMALFPFFLLHFLSLLLPSSANYTINCGSKSNITVDGRNFVGDLNSGSFSVGTSSDVSDTNSATDMSLYQTARIFENPSSYDFDIIDQGIYYVRLHFFPFMSGKTNLAKALFDVSTSNFSLLSNFGVQENSNSPVIEEFLLTINGSKFSIHFTPHRKSFAFVSAIEVFLIPDEGFFLDDIVLATPAGSNRTYVGARSQVLQKIHRVNVGGPQNNDSLWRTWIPDDDYLLSPGSAKICPPYNGTLKYDTLGATNYSASDLVYKTCKELNSNSSDITWRFVVKKNTRHLVRLHFCDIVSTSADVVIRFNLFIYSNFNQTIYPDDRDGIAQLAAPFYYDFVVDSDDSGVMNVSVGPRQDSANKTAYLNGLEIMEFMGVPIQDKPKKHGGVVVVIVATACSAVFVFVLVVLLLLGLRYKKAKHVDGVGSLPVLHGKGSYYSKGKANASPVRSVNLKLKMPLLQILDATHNFDTKLLIGEGGFGKVYKGTLPDGTKVAVKRSDPKNGQGLPEFETEILVLSKIRHRHLVSLIGYCEEGSEMILVYEFIEKGTLRDHLYVLENPERSSKRSKLSWKQRLEICVGSAKGLHYLHTSSAGGIIHRDVKSTNILLNEQYVAKVADFGLSRSGHQDPNHFSTVGIKGSFGYVDPEYFRTFDFTEKSDVYSFGVVLLEVLCARPAIVDSPKREEVNLAEWGMFWQKKGQLEKIIDPLLVGEINHDSLRKFGEIAENCLKDCGADRPSMLDVQWDLEYALQLQQTALHKEAHDDSTTNAFLELPLPSDHSIPDWEDDHLPIILRDDGSENTDSVVFSQMRIDDAR